One Epinephelus fuscoguttatus linkage group LG10, E.fuscoguttatus.final_Chr_v1 genomic window carries:
- the magoh gene encoding protein mago nashi homolog yields the protein MSTSDFYLRYYVGHKGKFGHEFLEFEFRPDGKLRYANNSNYKNDVMIRKEAYVHKSVMEELKRIIDDSEITKEDDALWPPPDRVGRQELEIVIGDEHISFTTSKIGSLIDVNQSKDPEGLRVFYYLVQDLKCLVFSLIGLHFKIKPI from the exons ATGTCAACAAGCGACTTCTATTTGAGGTATTATGTTGGACACAAGGGAAAGTTTGGACACGAGTTCCTGGAATTTGAATTCAGACCTGACG GTAAACTGAGGTATGCAAACAACAGCAACTACAAGAATGACGTCATGATCAGGAAAGag GCATATGTACACAAAAGTGtgatggaggagctgaagagGATCATCGACGACAGTGAAATCACCAAGGAAGACGACGCTCTGTGGCCGCCTCCTGACAGAGTTGGCAGACAG GAACTGGAAATCGTCATTGGCGATGAGCACATTTCATTCACAACTTCCAAAATTGGCTCCTTGATTGACGTCAACCAGTCAAA GGACCCTGAAGGTCTTCGCGTGTTCTACTACCTTGTGCAAGATCTGAAATGTCTCGTCTTCAGTCTCATTGGCCTACACTTCAAGATCAAGCCCATCTAA